The following coding sequences lie in one Nocardioides sambongensis genomic window:
- a CDS encoding GntP family permease, with protein MIALHTLIAILVVVGLIIRLRVEPVIALVIGSLYLGLAGGVGFAGTVEAITLGFGDIMAEVGLLIGFGVLIGALLHASGAFRRLVAVLVRGVGAGRLPYALTSLLAVVMPSIYVDVQVVLASPVARSAAPSLGARGLPLLASALGVGIFAGYVFVIPGLAAISIAGLLDVPLGTWLPFGVVIGLLTALITTVLMSLVLRTGYWKPAADEEVDEALAQQEAEQEAEQEAEQEAEHARADEDAEHASSQLPLLVLFLPILVPLLLIAFAAFADLWDFSNAFIAFVGDANIALFIGLLGAYLLARSTSGEAATKDAMEGGFHTTGEILLITGVGGSLGAVITETGLDGVLADLFSADAGAPVVLSVLLAWFVAAVLHLAIGSVSVAAITASGIIAPVLASIDVAPIAIGLAIASGAMFALQVNSNFFWMFKALLGLSTQGTLKTLTVVTSIGSLVSLPMVLVLALLVPA; from the coding sequence ATGATCGCCCTGCACACGCTGATCGCCATCCTCGTGGTGGTCGGCCTCATCATCCGGCTGCGGGTGGAGCCGGTCATCGCCCTGGTGATCGGCTCCCTCTACCTGGGGCTGGCCGGAGGAGTGGGCTTCGCCGGGACGGTCGAGGCGATCACCCTCGGCTTCGGCGACATCATGGCCGAGGTCGGCCTGCTGATCGGTTTCGGCGTGCTGATCGGAGCGTTGCTGCACGCGTCGGGGGCCTTCCGTCGACTGGTCGCCGTGCTGGTGCGCGGGGTGGGCGCCGGGCGACTGCCGTATGCCCTCACCTCGTTGCTGGCGGTCGTGATGCCCTCGATCTACGTCGACGTGCAGGTGGTGCTGGCCTCGCCGGTGGCCCGGTCGGCGGCGCCCTCCCTGGGGGCGCGCGGGCTCCCGCTGCTCGCCTCCGCGCTCGGCGTGGGGATCTTCGCCGGCTACGTCTTCGTGATCCCGGGACTGGCCGCGATCTCCATCGCGGGGTTGCTCGACGTGCCCCTCGGCACCTGGCTCCCGTTCGGCGTGGTGATCGGCCTGCTGACCGCGCTGATCACCACCGTGCTGATGTCGTTGGTGCTGCGCACCGGGTACTGGAAGCCCGCGGCCGACGAGGAGGTCGACGAGGCGCTGGCCCAGCAGGAGGCCGAGCAGGAGGCCGAGCAGGAGGCCGAGCAGGAGGCCGAGCACGCCCGGGCCGACGAGGACGCCGAGCACGCCTCGTCGCAGCTCCCGCTGCTGGTGCTCTTCCTGCCGATCCTGGTGCCGCTGCTGCTGATCGCGTTCGCCGCGTTCGCCGACCTCTGGGACTTCTCCAACGCGTTCATCGCCTTCGTCGGCGACGCGAACATCGCCCTCTTCATCGGCCTGCTCGGCGCCTACCTGCTGGCCCGATCGACATCGGGCGAGGCGGCCACCAAGGACGCCATGGAGGGCGGGTTCCACACCACCGGCGAGATCCTGCTGATCACCGGGGTCGGCGGTTCGCTGGGCGCGGTGATCACCGAGACCGGGCTGGACGGCGTGCTCGCCGACCTGTTCTCCGCCGACGCCGGGGCGCCGGTGGTCCTCAGCGTGCTGCTCGCCTGGTTCGTCGCGGCGGTGCTGCATCTGGCGATCGGCTCCGTCTCGGTCGCCGCGATCACCGCGTCGGGGATCATCGCCCCGGTGCTGGCCAGCATCGACGTGGCGCCGATCGCGATCGGTCTCGCCATCGCGTCGGGTGCGATGTTCGCCCTCCAGGTCAACAGCAACTTCTTCTGGATGTTCAAGGCGCTGCTGGGTCTCTCCACCCAGGGGACGCTGAAGACCCTCACCGTGGTGACCTCGATCGGCTCGCTGGTGTCGCTGCCGATGGTGCTGGTGCTCGCCCTCCTGGTGCCGGCCTGA
- a CDS encoding biliverdin-producing heme oxygenase encodes MTALAASDVVPHLSAAMRDGSRAEHEAAEHSPYMSELLEGRLTAAGYAALLLRLRPIYAALEETAREHAVDPLVAPLHDPALERLAAIDTDLRHWAPGVAAHEVASPAAAAYADRIRAAGAWGGLLVAHHYTRYLGDLSGGQVIGRLLQRTYDLPEGRGVAFYEFDAIPKPKPYKDSYRAALDSLPLDAADVQRVVEEVKVAFRMNQALFGELAAELDTYRA; translated from the coding sequence ATGACCGCACTTGCAGCGAGCGACGTCGTCCCCCACCTGTCCGCGGCGATGCGCGACGGCTCCCGCGCCGAGCACGAGGCCGCCGAGCACTCGCCGTACATGAGCGAGCTGCTCGAGGGTCGGCTCACCGCGGCCGGCTACGCGGCACTGCTGCTGCGACTGCGCCCGATCTACGCCGCGCTCGAGGAGACCGCGCGGGAGCACGCCGTCGACCCGCTGGTCGCCCCGCTCCACGACCCCGCGCTCGAGCGCCTGGCCGCGATCGACACCGACCTGCGGCACTGGGCGCCCGGCGTCGCGGCGCACGAGGTCGCCTCCCCCGCCGCGGCTGCCTACGCGGACCGGATCCGCGCCGCCGGCGCCTGGGGTGGCCTGCTGGTCGCCCACCACTACACGCGCTACCTCGGCGACCTCTCCGGCGGTCAGGTGATCGGCCGGCTGCTGCAGCGCACCTACGACCTTCCCGAGGGTCGCGGCGTCGCGTTCTACGAGTTCGACGCCATCCCCAAGCCGAAGCCCTACAAGGACTCCTACCGCGCCGCCCTGGACTCGCTCCCGCTCGACGCCGCCGACGTGCAGCGCGTGGTGGAGGAGGTCAAGGTCGCCTTCCGGATGAACCAGGCGCTCTTCGGCGAGCTGGCCGCCGAGCTCGACACCTACCGCGCCTGA
- a CDS encoding heme/hemin ABC transporter substrate-binding protein → MSSPSTLVGRSSTTSRRSAPGRSRRLRTAAAVVAGSLALALSGCGLEAPAADGTGGAENAGTVAPPLADVDPLSDVRDWTGAATAVTDPAGVDPVAEAPAPDLPVTVTDSQGTEVTVDDVSRILALDVYGTLSRTVYELGLGDNLVGRDVSTQFAPADELPLVTQNGHDLNAEAILDLDPSVILTDTSLGPWDVVLQMRDAGIPVVVVDSRRALDNVTELTEQVAVALGVPDQGAELAERIENEVDQVARQIAEVAPTDQTEQLRTVFLYVRGQAGVYYLFGEESGADALIEALGLYDVADEIDWSGMKPVTDEAIVAAQPELVLMMSKGLDSAGGVDGLLERLPALANTPAGDNERFVDMSDAEILGYGPDTADVLNALAVAIYAPDAVS, encoded by the coding sequence GTGTCTTCCCCCTCGACCCTCGTCGGTCGCTCGTCGACGACGAGCCGCCGCTCCGCCCCCGGCCGGTCCCGCCGACTGCGCACCGCCGCAGCCGTCGTCGCCGGATCGCTCGCGCTGGCCCTGTCCGGCTGCGGCCTGGAGGCGCCCGCCGCCGACGGGACCGGAGGTGCGGAGAACGCCGGGACGGTGGCACCGCCCTTGGCCGACGTGGACCCGCTGAGCGACGTCCGCGACTGGACCGGGGCCGCGACGGCGGTCACCGATCCCGCAGGGGTGGACCCGGTCGCCGAGGCTCCGGCTCCGGACCTCCCGGTCACCGTCACCGACAGTCAGGGCACCGAGGTCACGGTCGACGACGTCAGCCGGATCCTGGCGCTCGACGTCTACGGCACGCTGTCCCGCACGGTCTACGAGCTCGGGCTGGGCGACAACCTGGTCGGACGGGACGTCTCCACCCAGTTCGCGCCCGCCGACGAGCTGCCGCTGGTGACCCAGAACGGCCATGACCTCAACGCGGAGGCGATCCTCGACCTGGACCCGTCGGTGATCCTGACCGACACCTCGCTCGGCCCGTGGGACGTCGTGCTGCAGATGCGGGACGCCGGCATCCCGGTCGTGGTGGTCGACAGTCGGCGCGCACTCGACAACGTCACCGAGCTCACCGAGCAGGTCGCCGTTGCGCTCGGCGTGCCCGACCAGGGCGCTGAGCTGGCCGAACGGATCGAGAACGAGGTCGACCAGGTGGCCCGGCAGATCGCCGAGGTCGCACCGACCGACCAGACCGAGCAGCTGCGCACGGTCTTCCTCTACGTGCGGGGCCAGGCAGGCGTCTACTACCTGTTCGGTGAGGAGTCGGGCGCCGACGCGCTGATCGAGGCGCTCGGCCTCTACGACGTCGCCGACGAGATCGACTGGTCCGGGATGAAGCCGGTCACGGACGAGGCGATCGTGGCGGCGCAACCCGAGCTCGTCCTGATGATGTCGAAGGGTCTGGACTCCGCGGGCGGCGTCGACGGTCTCCTGGAGCGACTGCCGGCGCTGGCGAACACGCCTGCCGGGGACAACGAGCGGTTCGTCGACATGTCGGACGCGGAGATCCTGGGCTACGGGCCCGACACGGCCGACGTCCTCAACGCACTCGCGGTCGCGATCTACGCCCCGGACGCAGTGTCGTGA
- a CDS encoding FecCD family ABC transporter permease, giving the protein MRGIAARVGLIGGLTVALIIALLVSAGVGQLSIPPAEVLGSVLHRIGLDIGPMPTHPRGDATLWEVRFPRVVLAALVGASLATAGAVMQGVFGNPLAEPGVVGVSSGAAVAAGAVIVFDIALLGTWTIAAAAFLGGLVTTLLVYLLSRDGGRTEVVTLVLTGIALNAMTSAGLAFLLFLGDQQAREEIVFWTLGSLNGTRWAAVAVVAPIALVGMVAALMLARPLDLLSLGDRAARHVGVDVERLRLAAIVVVALLTAAAVSFCGTIAFVGLVVPHLIRMLAGPGHRMLIPASALGGALLLVSADLWARTAIENADLPIGLLTSLVGGPFFFWLIRRSRRSAGGWA; this is encoded by the coding sequence ATGCGCGGGATCGCCGCGCGGGTCGGGCTGATCGGCGGACTCACCGTCGCGCTGATCATCGCACTGCTGGTCAGCGCCGGCGTCGGTCAGCTCTCGATCCCACCGGCCGAGGTGCTCGGCTCGGTGCTGCACCGGATCGGCCTCGACATCGGGCCGATGCCCACCCACCCGCGCGGCGACGCCACCCTCTGGGAGGTGCGGTTCCCCCGGGTGGTGCTGGCCGCTCTCGTCGGCGCGTCGCTGGCCACCGCCGGCGCCGTGATGCAGGGCGTCTTCGGCAATCCCCTCGCCGAGCCCGGCGTGGTCGGGGTCTCGTCGGGAGCGGCCGTGGCGGCGGGCGCCGTGATCGTCTTCGACATCGCGCTGCTCGGCACCTGGACCATCGCCGCGGCCGCGTTCCTCGGTGGTCTGGTCACCACCCTCCTGGTCTATCTGCTCTCCCGCGACGGCGGGCGCACGGAGGTCGTCACCCTCGTGCTGACCGGCATCGCGCTCAACGCGATGACCAGCGCCGGCCTGGCCTTCCTGCTCTTCCTCGGTGACCAGCAGGCGCGGGAGGAGATCGTCTTCTGGACGCTCGGCAGCCTCAACGGCACGCGCTGGGCCGCCGTCGCCGTGGTCGCGCCGATCGCGCTGGTCGGGATGGTCGCCGCGCTGATGCTGGCCCGCCCGCTGGACCTCCTCTCACTCGGCGATCGGGCCGCGCGCCACGTCGGCGTGGACGTCGAGCGCCTGCGCCTGGCCGCGATCGTCGTGGTCGCGCTGCTGACCGCCGCCGCGGTCAGCTTCTGCGGGACGATCGCGTTCGTCGGGTTGGTGGTCCCGCACCTGATCCGGATGCTCGCCGGCCCCGGCCACCGGATGCTGATCCCGGCCAGCGCACTCGGCGGTGCGCTGCTGCTGGTCAGCGCCGACCTCTGGGCCCGCACCGCGATCGAGAACGCCGACCTGCCGATCGGCCTGCTCACCTCGCTGGTCGGCGGCCCGTTCTTCTTCTGGCTGATCCGCCGGTCCCGGCGCAGTGCGGGGGGATGGGCATGA
- a CDS encoding heme ABC transporter ATP-binding protein, with the protein MSTVTDVPLLEARDATVVRGGSRILDGVTVGFSAGELVVLVGPNGAGKSTLLGVLAGDLDPDEGTALLSGRRLDAYGARDLARRRAVLLQHQGLAFGFQVKDVVAMGRAPWHRTAAADRDEEMVGEAMRRAEVVPFAERLFPTLSGGEQSRSSFARVLAQDTPIVMLDEPTAALDIRHQEALLRVARQEARQGALVVVVLHDLSLAAAYADRICLLAGGRLRADGTPRDVLDDELLSEVYQHPVRVIDHDGIPVVLPVREGLPCAP; encoded by the coding sequence ATGAGCACGGTGACGGACGTACCCCTCCTGGAGGCCCGCGACGCCACGGTGGTGCGCGGCGGCTCCCGGATCCTCGACGGCGTGACCGTCGGGTTCTCGGCCGGCGAGCTGGTCGTGCTGGTGGGCCCGAACGGCGCCGGGAAGTCGACGCTGCTCGGTGTGCTCGCCGGAGATCTCGACCCCGACGAGGGAACCGCGCTGCTGTCCGGCCGCCGCCTCGACGCCTACGGCGCTCGTGACCTGGCCCGGCGTCGAGCGGTGCTGCTGCAGCACCAGGGCCTCGCCTTCGGCTTCCAGGTCAAGGACGTCGTCGCGATGGGCCGCGCTCCGTGGCACCGGACCGCCGCGGCCGATCGGGACGAGGAGATGGTCGGCGAGGCGATGCGCCGCGCCGAGGTGGTCCCCTTCGCCGAACGGCTCTTCCCGACCCTGTCCGGGGGTGAGCAGTCCAGGTCGTCGTTCGCCCGGGTGCTCGCGCAGGACACCCCGATCGTGATGCTCGACGAACCCACCGCGGCGCTGGACATCCGGCACCAGGAGGCCCTGCTCAGGGTGGCGCGTCAGGAGGCCCGCCAGGGCGCGCTGGTGGTCGTCGTACTGCACGATCTCTCGCTGGCCGCGGCCTACGCCGACCGGATCTGCCTGTTGGCCGGGGGCCGGTTGCGCGCGGACGGCACGCCGCGCGACGTCCTCGACGACGAGCTGCTCAGCGAGGTCTACCAGCACCCGGTCCGGGTGATCGACCATGACGGCATCCCGGTGGTGCTGCCTGTCCGGGAAGGACTGCCGTGCGCGCCCTGA
- a CDS encoding HtaA domain-containing protein → MSEPTARRAVAVLLAVLGLVLTLVGLGSAVVAPAGAEEPSAAADTSAPTSGATSGSPAESTVPSADPTDVPTHDPTEGPTDPGTVPTDGTTGPTALPTDPTTDPGTTVAVDDAELRWGINLESNTAAYAPGTYNFFSAGRIADPGKGGQQLPRRQWRQSSGDVRVEKWSTRTSGWRAATWSGLRQDLSGGSLSVGEDSGHTFVFSGGVGEVDTSAGTARIAWEGDVTVLYYSGYSFFYLSAPVLEVAGGRGTITAELSGFASSLEDQTKWEAVPAQRVRIATLPAVEVTGDGFSVEPAYAGVRVSLTQGTQVTDVAGWGAFPQAFVSYMERLGTGAFWYSSGGAADSRKAARPVTVSFDAATAVQPTPTVEPTDTPTVENTAPTPPIPSANNAPGPAADPLAPGQPAPPVAGVPGESSDLLLAGARPVTPVALTAAGTTPAGPVGENAWMWWGGGLLLLAAAGLLLLPPAGSRR, encoded by the coding sequence GTGTCTGAGCCGACCGCGCGGCGGGCGGTCGCCGTGCTCCTCGCCGTCCTCGGACTGGTGCTGACCCTCGTCGGACTCGGCTCCGCGGTGGTCGCGCCGGCCGGTGCCGAGGAGCCGAGCGCGGCGGCCGACACGTCGGCGCCGACCAGCGGGGCGACCAGCGGGTCGCCCGCCGAGTCGACCGTCCCCAGCGCCGACCCGACGGACGTCCCCACCCACGACCCGACGGAGGGACCGACCGACCCCGGCACCGTCCCGACGGACGGGACGACGGGACCCACCGCGCTGCCCACCGACCCGACCACCGACCCCGGGACCACGGTCGCCGTCGACGACGCCGAGCTCCGCTGGGGCATCAACCTGGAGTCCAACACAGCGGCGTACGCACCGGGCACCTACAACTTCTTCTCGGCGGGTCGGATCGCCGACCCCGGCAAGGGCGGGCAGCAGCTGCCGCGCCGGCAGTGGCGGCAGAGCTCCGGGGACGTCCGGGTCGAGAAGTGGTCGACGCGGACCAGCGGCTGGCGCGCTGCGACCTGGTCCGGCCTGCGCCAGGACCTCTCCGGGGGGAGCCTGAGCGTCGGGGAGGACAGCGGACACACGTTCGTCTTCTCCGGCGGTGTCGGCGAGGTCGACACGTCCGCCGGAACCGCGAGGATCGCCTGGGAGGGCGACGTCACCGTCCTCTACTACTCGGGCTACTCGTTCTTCTACCTCTCCGCTCCCGTCCTGGAGGTGGCCGGCGGTCGCGGCACGATCACTGCGGAGCTGAGCGGCTTCGCGTCCTCGCTCGAGGACCAGACGAAGTGGGAGGCGGTCCCGGCGCAGCGGGTCCGCATCGCGACCCTCCCCGCGGTGGAGGTGACCGGCGACGGGTTCTCCGTCGAGCCCGCCTACGCAGGGGTCCGGGTCAGCCTCACCCAGGGGACGCAGGTCACCGACGTCGCCGGATGGGGCGCCTTCCCGCAGGCGTTCGTGAGCTACATGGAGCGTCTCGGCACCGGTGCCTTCTGGTACTCCTCCGGAGGCGCTGCCGACTCGCGCAAGGCGGCACGCCCGGTGACCGTCTCCTTCGACGCCGCGACCGCCGTGCAGCCCACCCCCACCGTCGAGCCCACCGACACCCCGACCGTGGAGAACACCGCCCCGACACCACCGATCCCCTCCGCGAATAACGCGCCGGGGCCGGCCGCCGACCCGCTCGCTCCCGGGCAGCCCGCGCCACCGGTCGCCGGCGTACCGGGGGAGAGCAGCGACCTCCTGCTCGCCGGCGCTCGCCCGGTGACACCGGTCGCCCTCACCGCCGCCGGTACGACGCCGGCAGGACCTGTCGGCGAGAACGCCTGGATGTGGTGGGGCGGAGGTCTGCTCCTCCTCGCCGCCGCCGGACTGCTCCTGCTGCCACCAGCCGGCTCACGCCGCTGA
- a CDS encoding HtaA domain-containing protein, translating into MTTTTIGRRTLQRALATTTAAGVAAAGFALLPSAPAQAADGELTFAWEISQQFDDHLSTHTLAGGATEAEDGVVTFGGGEGSFDTESGATEVAYQGSVQGAFGFGGTTLYQVTIAEPVVTVDGDGNGQISAVVSASNAASGGNPAASTEPARVLVTTFDAEAADWAVADGIGSLTAVPHWDGVLPEGAESTALGITSGKPVGGRSFAPSFLGQITSGVRAHFYASAEDQPKKAPSPFVMTAAVAAEPTIEAGTSVSGNQLIVDISGSGFTAVTNPGDAGVYVGLAEAGGMPDTGSFEDQDAFAAADWIMPARMPEGSFTSSLTVARGKLDPRKDYAVYTWQAHAHSNTTQDTETAVEIDWRALGFPQKARAVAKVKAPTTKKAGKVSLTVNGGRLVPTGKVKVAYKSKGKKAWTRTRSLRKGQTAVMLPRSKKGKARLVVTYWGDDAFKRAVVKRTIRIKR; encoded by the coding sequence ATGACCACCACGACGATCGGCCGGCGCACGCTCCAGCGCGCGCTGGCCACGACCACTGCGGCCGGCGTCGCGGCGGCCGGCTTCGCGCTGCTGCCGAGTGCGCCCGCGCAGGCCGCCGACGGTGAGCTGACCTTCGCCTGGGAGATCTCCCAGCAGTTCGACGACCACCTGAGCACCCACACGCTGGCCGGCGGAGCGACCGAGGCCGAGGACGGGGTGGTCACCTTCGGTGGTGGCGAGGGCAGCTTCGACACCGAGTCCGGAGCGACGGAGGTCGCCTACCAGGGATCGGTCCAAGGGGCGTTCGGGTTCGGCGGCACCACGCTCTACCAGGTCACCATCGCGGAGCCCGTGGTGACCGTGGACGGCGACGGCAACGGCCAGATCTCGGCCGTCGTCTCGGCCTCCAACGCGGCGTCGGGGGGCAACCCTGCGGCCAGCACCGAGCCCGCCCGGGTGCTGGTGACCACCTTCGACGCCGAGGCGGCCGACTGGGCCGTCGCCGACGGCATCGGCTCCCTGACGGCCGTCCCGCACTGGGACGGGGTACTGCCCGAGGGCGCGGAGTCCACGGCGCTCGGCATCACCAGCGGCAAGCCGGTCGGCGGACGCTCGTTCGCGCCGTCCTTCCTGGGCCAGATCACCTCGGGCGTGCGGGCGCACTTCTACGCGAGCGCCGAGGACCAGCCGAAGAAGGCTCCGTCGCCGTTCGTGATGACGGCCGCGGTCGCCGCCGAGCCGACGATCGAGGCCGGCACCTCGGTCTCCGGCAACCAGCTCATCGTCGACATCTCCGGCTCCGGCTTCACCGCCGTGACCAACCCGGGCGACGCCGGTGTCTATGTCGGCCTCGCCGAGGCCGGCGGGATGCCCGACACCGGCAGCTTCGAGGACCAGGACGCGTTCGCGGCGGCCGACTGGATCATGCCGGCGCGGATGCCGGAGGGCAGCTTCACCAGCAGTCTGACCGTCGCCCGCGGCAAGCTGGACCCGCGCAAGGACTACGCGGTCTACACCTGGCAGGCGCACGCCCACTCCAACACCACCCAGGACACCGAGACCGCGGTCGAGATCGACTGGCGTGCCCTCGGGTTCCCGCAGAAGGCCCGTGCCGTGGCCAAGGTGAAGGCGCCGACCACGAAGAAGGCCGGCAAGGTCTCGCTCACCGTCAACGGTGGCCGTCTGGTCCCGACCGGGAAGGTGAAGGTCGCCTACAAGTCGAAGGGCAAGAAGGCCTGGACCCGGACCCGGAGCCTGCGCAAGGGCCAGACCGCCGTGATGCTGCCGCGCTCGAAGAAGGGCAAGGCCCGCCTGGTCGTCACCTACTGGGGTGACGACGCCTTCAAGCGCGCGGTGGTGAAGCGGACCATCCGGATCAAGCGCTGA
- a CDS encoding TetR/AcrR family transcriptional regulator, giving the protein MPKILGSSLADHRSLVRASVFDAFAELMGEKSFDAISMSAIAERAGIGRTAIYHHFADTESVLVAFATHETASYVDELRAALEPTEDPEAMLRTYVRHHLAAGEKFHMGLGPAMAGSLSETARLEIRDHITAVEDVLRAIVTTGRDSGVFRVDDIDATLSLIHACLSPGTSRPPRSRSSCCGRSAPRAPSRPDSRLSPEAS; this is encoded by the coding sequence ATGCCGAAGATCCTCGGGAGCTCGTTGGCCGACCACCGGTCACTGGTGCGGGCCAGCGTCTTCGACGCGTTCGCCGAGCTGATGGGTGAGAAGAGCTTCGACGCGATCAGCATGTCCGCGATCGCAGAGCGGGCAGGCATCGGTCGGACCGCGATCTACCACCACTTCGCGGACACCGAGTCGGTGCTGGTGGCGTTCGCCACCCACGAGACGGCCAGCTACGTCGACGAGCTGCGCGCCGCACTGGAGCCGACCGAGGACCCCGAGGCGATGTTGCGCACCTACGTCCGACACCACCTGGCCGCCGGGGAGAAGTTCCACATGGGACTCGGGCCGGCGATGGCCGGGAGTCTCTCGGAGACCGCCCGGCTGGAGATCCGCGACCACATCACCGCGGTCGAGGACGTGCTGCGGGCCATCGTGACCACCGGTCGCGACAGCGGGGTCTTCCGGGTCGACGACATCGATGCGACGCTCTCCCTGATCCATGCGTGCCTGAGCCCCGGCACCTCCCGCCCGCCACGATCGAGGAGTTCGTGCTGCGGGCGGTCGGCGCCGAGGGCCCCGTCACGACCTGACTCCAGGCTGAGCCCGGAGGCAAGCTGA
- a CDS encoding purine-nucleoside phosphorylase, whose translation MTEQPTPYALADQAAARLAELTGVARHDVALVLGSGWLPAVDALGTPTAEIDTTELPGFSAAAVAGHSGKIRSVAAGDRQLLVFLSRTHYYEGKGVEAVVHGVRTAAAAGCRAIVLTNGCGGLKETWSPGQPVLISDHINLTGRSPIVGADFVDLTDLYSARLRDLCREVDPTLDEGVYVQFPGPHYETPAEIGMVRAIGGQLVGMSTTLEAIAAREAGMEILGISLVTNLAAGITGEPLNHAEVLEAGRAAATRMGGLLSQVVPRI comes from the coding sequence GTGACCGAGCAGCCCACGCCGTACGCCCTGGCCGACCAGGCCGCCGCCCGCCTCGCCGAGCTGACCGGCGTCGCCCGCCACGACGTCGCGCTGGTGCTCGGCTCGGGGTGGCTCCCGGCGGTCGACGCCCTGGGCACGCCGACCGCGGAGATCGACACCACCGAGCTGCCGGGCTTCAGCGCGGCCGCGGTGGCCGGGCACAGCGGGAAGATCCGGTCGGTCGCCGCCGGGGACCGCCAGCTCCTGGTCTTCCTCAGCCGGACCCACTACTACGAGGGCAAGGGCGTCGAGGCGGTGGTGCACGGCGTGCGCACCGCGGCCGCCGCCGGATGCCGCGCGATCGTGCTGACCAACGGCTGCGGGGGCCTGAAGGAGACCTGGAGCCCCGGCCAGCCGGTGCTGATCAGCGACCACATCAACCTCACCGGCCGCTCCCCCATCGTCGGCGCCGACTTCGTCGACCTCACCGACCTCTACTCCGCTCGGCTGCGCGACCTGTGCCGCGAGGTCGATCCGACCCTCGACGAGGGCGTCTACGTGCAGTTCCCCGGGCCGCACTACGAGACGCCCGCGGAGATCGGCATGGTCCGCGCCATCGGCGGCCAGCTGGTGGGCATGAGCACCACCCTGGAGGCGATCGCGGCCCGCGAGGCCGGGATGGAGATCCTCGGGATCAGCCTGGTCACCAACCTGGCCGCCGGGATCACCGGGGAGCCGCTCAACCACGCCGAGGTGCTGGAGGCCGGCCGCGCAGCGGCCACCCGGATGGGCGGGCTGCTCAGCCAGGTGGTGCCGCGGATATGA
- a CDS encoding gamma-glutamylcyclotransferase family protein: MTAYAAYGTNLDPARMGERCPHSPLQTTGWLTGWRLTFGGEEHGWDGALATIVPDPIEQVFVAVYDVTPADAVALDQWESADSGLYRRTKVRLSTLTGEVVAWTYVLDAYEGGLPSASYLGVLANAAEAADAPADYVAALRRRDCRSTGL, encoded by the coding sequence GTGACCGCCTACGCCGCCTACGGGACCAACCTGGATCCCGCCCGGATGGGCGAGCGGTGCCCGCACTCCCCGCTGCAGACCACCGGCTGGCTGACCGGGTGGCGGCTCACCTTCGGCGGCGAGGAGCACGGCTGGGACGGCGCGCTGGCCACGATCGTCCCCGACCCGATCGAGCAGGTCTTCGTCGCCGTGTACGACGTCACCCCCGCCGACGCCGTCGCGCTGGACCAGTGGGAGTCCGCCGACTCCGGCCTCTACCGCCGGACGAAGGTGCGCCTCTCCACCCTCACCGGCGAGGTGGTGGCGTGGACCTACGTCCTCGACGCCTACGAGGGCGGCCTGCCGTCGGCCTCCTACCTCGGGGTGCTGGCCAACGCGGCCGAGGCCGCCGACGCCCCGGCCGACTACGTCGCCGCCCTCCGCCGGCGGGACTGCCGCTCCACCGGTCTGTGA